CCAGGACCACACACTGGATCTAGTCCCAAGGAGATTACTAATGAAGATGCGCTCAGCCCGAGAGCTTGTCGTACTCGGCCTGTTTGTCCTGACCGTCGCCGGTTGCGGTGAAGGTAGCAACCTTTCAGGCTCCAGTAGCAGTTCGACCGCGTCATCCAACCCGACCACGCCAAGTACCGCGGTCTGGACGCCCGGCCGCTACGCCGCCGACGCAAACCTGCCGGATTCGCCGTCCTTGCCTGCGGACACGCAGGTCTGCTCGACGCTCCAGGCGAGCAACATCCTGGTGAAGAACGCGGACGGCTCGCTGCCGGTCAGCGCGGACCCGACGCCCGTCGCCTACGGCGGCGCGACCACGGCCCTGAACAACCCCGACCAGGCGCGCATCCAGGCCGCGCTCGACGCGTGCGGCGCCGCCGTGGACGCGGAAGTCGGCGCGAAGATCACGCAGGCCGATCAGCAGGCAGCCGCGACTCAGCAAGCGGCCAACAACCCGCTCGTCAACATCGCGGGCGCATCGAGCGAAACGCTGTCGAACCCGACCTACAAGGCCACCAAGTTCGCGGTGCGTCTCGTCAAGAACAGCAGCGGCGCCGGTAACGCGTTCCTGAGCGGTCCGCTGGTCCTGCCGTCGGGCGTCACGCTGTGGATCGATGACGGTGTCACGCTCTTCGCGAGCCGCGACGTCGCTGTCTACGACAAGTCCGTGCAGGATCGGCCCAACGCGATCACCTGCGGCGCCGCGATCAACAACCCGTCCGGGCTCCCCGCGCCGACCGGCACCGTCAACGCGGGCACGGCGACCATCTCGGGCACGAGCGGCATGCAGAACTGCTATCCGCTGATCCGCGGCACGCATACGGTCAACGCGTCGATCATGGGCACGGGCTCGATCGACGGCCGGGGCTACATGCCGCTCATCAGCTCGTCGTCGCTGTATCCGACGATCCGTTGGGCGACCGGCGCCACCGACAGCGCCTCGACGCCGAAGTTCAGCTGCACCAACACGATCGCGGCTTACCGTGCGGGCACGCTGGCGCCTGAAGGCACCGCGTGCGATGTGGTCACCGCGATGGGATCCACGACGCTGACCTCGCCGGCCCTCAGGTATGTGGTGAATCGCCAGGCCACCAGCGTGCCGCAGGGTTTCACGGTCGCGAGCGCTGGCTGTAACGCCAGCACGAGCGGTTGCGCACGCTGGGTGCAGGCAAGCTGGTGGGATATTGCTTACCACGGCAACAAGGACATCGGTGGCGGCCCGTACAGCTTCCAGGCCAACCCGGGCATGGTGTGGATGCAGCAGTCGAAGAATCTGTCGCTGTATCAGATCACGATCCGCAACAGCACGTTCTTCACCGTCGAAGCAGACGGCGTCGACGGCCTGACGGCGTGGGGCGTCAAGATCATCACGCCGTTGCTGCCGGATGCAGCGAACCAGGCGAGCGTCGGCATGAACAACGACGGCTTCGATGGCGTCAGCGGTTCGTACTCGCACCTCTATACGGGCGCGACGATCGATGCCAGCTCGACCGGGGTAAAGAACACCGACGGTATCGACCCGAGCGTTGCGGCAGGTCCGGAGCACGCAGTCCTCGGCACGGGCAGCAAGACGGCGTCCGCAGGCGAGGTGTACTTCGATGGCTACGTGAAGAACGTCGCGATCGTGTACAACTTCCTGAGCCCGTCCGACGACAACGTCGCATTCAAGGGTGGTTTGCAGGATCCGCGTCCGCTCGCGGCACAAGGCGCGCCGAGCAAGCAGGACCCGGCCAACATGCAGTGGGGCATCGACGGTAACCGCGACGTTTCGTCGAACCGCACGTACGGCATTACGGTTGCGCACAATCACAACTACAACGGTCATGGTCTGTCGGTCGGCAGCCCGACCAATGTGGGCGTGCGGAATATTCACTTCTACGACAACTACTTCGACAGTGTCTACGACGGTACCTCGAATGATATGGGCGTGGTGGGCCTGCGCATCAAGAGCGGTCAGTCGCGCGGTGGCGATGTCAGCAACATCTACTATGACGGCGCATGTATGCGTGGCGTGAAGGACTTCCTCGTGTTCGACATGTACTACACGGGCCCGGCAGCCGATCCGACTTCGTACACGGGTCTCGGCTACCTGATCCCGAACTTCCACGACATCACCGTCAGCAACGTCCGCTTCCTGAACATCCCGGCCAATAAGGCGGCGGGCAAAAACGGCGGCGGCAACCTGACCTTCCGTGGCCTCCATGCCGACACGCAATACGCCAATACGCAGAGCGTGATCCAGCTGAACATGGATAACGTGGTCGCGGACAACGACGTCGTGATGGCTATTGCGAACCTGAGCAAGTCTGTCGTGAACATCGGCTCGACCGATGGCTCGACACAATCGAAGGCGGCCAACGCCACGCTGAACCTCGGCGCGAACGTGAGTCTGATCGGTCAGTCGTTCGCTCACGGCACGGGCGGGGTCCTGACAAACACGTCGTCGAAGACCGGCGCGGGCTACTACACGACCCCGACCAACACGCTCAACCTGACCGTCAACGGCAGCGATGACGCTGGCGCGGCAAGCGACACGAATCCGGCGGCGACGATCGTCTCGCAGAATGCGAAGCTGCAGCTGTGCGATCAGGCTTCGTCCTGGCCGGTCTTCCCGAACGTGAAGTAAGCGTGGTTGTTTGAGAGACCAGGACTCGCGGTGTCAGGCTGCGGGTCTTTTTGAAGCCCCACGGGTGACTGTGGGGCTTTTTTCGTTTCGGGTGCGCTCTGCGCATCGGTCCTGACGTTGCTCTAGCGCATTAGCGTCAGACACAACGCAATCCCCGCCCCATAAGTCCCAAGTCCACCCACGAAACGCAAAGGATTGGGCTTCGCCATCGTCGGAAATGCAACCAGTCCCACGACGTGCAAACATCGGCACACGGTAGCCACGACGATCAGCGAAACCGTCAACGTGGACGGCGAGCGCGCGCCCAGAAAGAGAAATAGCACCGCAAGGAACGGCGCATACTCCGCGGTGTTGCCATGCGCCCGAACCAGCTTGTGCAGCAGGTCATCCGGATCGTCGGCACAGCCCGACATGGTGCGTTCCCGAAATCGCATCATCGACACTGACAAGCCGAGCCCGAATAACAGCAACCCTAAAACCGCGACGCATGCGAGAGCGATGTTGTTCATAAGAACGTGCCTCCTTGCCAGGCAATCGACGCACACCGGTTTGGCGAATCAGCGGCTCCCATTCTCGCACGGGCCGGCATGCGCAGGCTGCGCGATTGGACCTCTTCAAAACGGCAACGCCGCGATCGTTGCAACATAGATCGCGGCGCTGCTCACTACTCAATTACGTCGACTACTTCGACATTCAGTCGTCGCGATCGGACTGCGGCAGCGGACGCGTTCCTTCAATCGCGACCGAATGCAGCAGCTCAGGCTTCAGATCGAGCAGACGCAAAATCGTCGGCGCTACCTGCGTGGTCAGCACACGCTCGTCGTTGACCTGCCCGGCGTGATGCGCATGGGGCACATACACCACGAGGCCGAGATGGCTGTCGTCGGGGGCATTGCCGCCATGCTCTTCGTCCTTCGACATGCTCGACGTATAGATGACGCCCGGGTTCGGCTGAACGATGATGTCAGGCGTGCGGCCATGCGACGGATCGCCAAACCGGTCCGCGAGTTGCGGGCCAGACAGGATGTACGCCTGCGGGCCGTCCGCGCAAATGCCCGGCGCGTTGCAGCTCAGATTGGCTTTCAGTGTCTTCACGACCGAGGACACCTGGCTTTGATCGCGCAGCCAGATCAGACCGACGTCGTCGGTCTGCACGAAGCCGGTACCGGCGAGTCCGGTGCCGTCGTTGAGGTTGCCGCTCGTCGTAGCGTTCTGCCCAAAAGCGCCGCCCGAATCAAGGTAGTTGCTGGTTTCGAGCAATTTGGTCAGCGTATCGCCGTTCTTCACGAGCTTCGAATGATCGGTCGGCGACTGGCCATGCTTCGCGGTGACGATGATCGCCGTCGACGAATAAAGACCGCGCTGCTTCAGTTCGGACACGATGCGTCCCAACGCGTCGTCGATATACGCGATCGCGCCGGTGACCTGCGGACCCGGCGTGAAGCTCGCGTCCAGATAGCCGCCGCCATTCGCGACTGTGGCTTTCTGCGCGACGCTCAACGTCTGGAAGTTGGCGCCGAACACGGTCGGGACAGGGGCGCTCGTTTGCCCGGTGGAATCCTTGCCGTCGATTTCATTGATCAGCGACTGCACGTGGTAGTTGTCGAACTTCTGCGTGTGCGTGTACGTGTCGAGGTAGTACGTCTTGGTATCCGGATCGATCGAGTTGATTTCGGTGCGCGCAAGATCGTCGACGCCCGTGCCGGACGGTCCGTTGAGCCAGTCGTAGCCCCACGCGTGCTTATCGGCCCACGCGGTGCGCGCGCCGTTCACGTTGCCCTTGATCACTTCGAAGACCGTGTTGGTCTTTATGTAATTGTGCGGATAGACGGGCGTGCAGACGCCATTGACGAGCGCATGCGGAATCGCCTGCGGATTGAACGCGCCGCCGCCGTTGAGGTGGATGAGCGCGCCGCCGTTCTCGCCGTCGATACCGGTCGTTTCATCGAAGACGACATTCCAGCCGGTCGGGCCCGTGCAATTGCTATCCGACGGCGCATAGAGCGTGCGGTCGTAGGAGACGTCGTAGAAGAGGCCCGCGGACTTCGGCGAGCCGCCGGTCACGAGCGCGGCGAGGCCCGGAAACGAATCCGACAGGCCCGGCGTGTGCGCGTTCGTATAGGTCGTGCCCGACTTCGCGAGCAGTGCAAGATTGCGGCACGTGTTCGCGCCGATGCAACGCGCAACGTCCTGCTCATGCAGACCGTCGAAGCTGATCAGCAGCACATGCTTGACCGACGCGCGATCGTGATCGCGGCCGTGGTCGTGATCGTCGTCGGCTGCTGCAACTGCCGAATACAGCCCAGCGAGCAGTGCGACGGCTGCGCACATTGCGCTTTGCTTACGCTTCCATTTTGTGATCGGTTTCATGTCTCGTCCTTTTGTTTGAAATTGAATTTAGGTAGAGCGGGACAAATTTGAACCGTAAAAAAAGTCATTTACGTGACGTGGATTTTTTTATTTTGCAATGCTTAGACCTTAAGGATTTGTTAAGGAATACAGTGATCCATTCGAAGCGCATTCGCCGTGAACCTGGATCGTTTCCACGCGTGATCGCCGCGATTCGTCACGCATAAAAAACGGCACGGGCTATCGCAGCCCGTGCCGTTTCGTCGGTCGGTATTTCGGGTGGCCCGGATTAGTGAGCAGTCGGCTGCTCCGTGATGGAATCTACGCGATCCGGATAGAACGCGAGGTGCTCGCGGATCGGCGCGACGGCGTCGTATGGGTGCTCGTATGTCCACACCGCATTCGTGCCGCGCTCGCCGGCCGACGGAATCGAGAAGTATGCGCATTCGCCCTTGTACGGACAGTACGTCGCATGCGCCGTGCGTTCGAGTCGCGTCATGTCGACGTCCTTGCGCGGGATGTAGAGCACGGCCGGGTAGCGGGCTTCGCGCAGTGTCAACGCGTCGTGCGTATCGGCGATCACGTGGCCGCCCGCCGTGACGATCACGCGCGCGTGGTGGCGCTCGATCGTGATCGGATGGTCGGGGCCGGGAATCTTGACGGGTTTGTCGTTCGGGACCGAATGGGTGGACATAACGACGCTCCTTGAGTGAGTGGGGCTGCGAGGTTTCGTTTGCCGATTGCGAAGTCCATCGCCCGAGCGCGACGCTGGCGAGTTGATGCACGCATCGCCAGGCGATTGAAGATATGTACGTATTGCTGTACTACTTCACTTCGGGTATTTCTATCACATAGTAGCAGCAGACCTTC
This is a stretch of genomic DNA from Paraburkholderia sp. HP33-1. It encodes these proteins:
- a CDS encoding alkaline phosphatase family protein — its product is MKPITKWKRKQSAMCAAVALLAGLYSAVAAADDDHDHGRDHDRASVKHVLLISFDGLHEQDVARCIGANTCRNLALLAKSGTTYTNAHTPGLSDSFPGLAALVTGGSPKSAGLFYDVSYDRTLYAPSDSNCTGPTGWNVVFDETTGIDGENGGALIHLNGGGAFNPQAIPHALVNGVCTPVYPHNYIKTNTVFEVIKGNVNGARTAWADKHAWGYDWLNGPSGTGVDDLARTEINSIDPDTKTYYLDTYTHTQKFDNYHVQSLINEIDGKDSTGQTSAPVPTVFGANFQTLSVAQKATVANGGGYLDASFTPGPQVTGAIAYIDDALGRIVSELKQRGLYSSTAIIVTAKHGQSPTDHSKLVKNGDTLTKLLETSNYLDSGGAFGQNATTSGNLNDGTGLAGTGFVQTDDVGLIWLRDQSQVSSVVKTLKANLSCNAPGICADGPQAYILSGPQLADRFGDPSHGRTPDIIVQPNPGVIYTSSMSKDEEHGGNAPDDSHLGLVVYVPHAHHAGQVNDERVLTTQVAPTILRLLDLKPELLHSVAIEGTRPLPQSDRDD
- a CDS encoding MAPEG family protein; protein product: MNNIALACVAVLGLLLFGLGLSVSMMRFRERTMSGCADDPDDLLHKLVRAHGNTAEYAPFLAVLFLFLGARSPSTLTVSLIVVATVCRCLHVVGLVAFPTMAKPNPLRFVGGLGTYGAGIALCLTLMR
- a CDS encoding DUF427 domain-containing protein, with the translated sequence MSTHSVPNDKPVKIPGPDHPITIERHHARVIVTAGGHVIADTHDALTLREARYPAVLYIPRKDVDMTRLERTAHATYCPYKGECAYFSIPSAGERGTNAVWTYEHPYDAVAPIREHLAFYPDRVDSITEQPTAH
- a CDS encoding glycosyl hydrolase family 28 protein is translated as MKMRSARELVVLGLFVLTVAGCGEGSNLSGSSSSSTASSNPTTPSTAVWTPGRYAADANLPDSPSLPADTQVCSTLQASNILVKNADGSLPVSADPTPVAYGGATTALNNPDQARIQAALDACGAAVDAEVGAKITQADQQAAATQQAANNPLVNIAGASSETLSNPTYKATKFAVRLVKNSSGAGNAFLSGPLVLPSGVTLWIDDGVTLFASRDVAVYDKSVQDRPNAITCGAAINNPSGLPAPTGTVNAGTATISGTSGMQNCYPLIRGTHTVNASIMGTGSIDGRGYMPLISSSSLYPTIRWATGATDSASTPKFSCTNTIAAYRAGTLAPEGTACDVVTAMGSTTLTSPALRYVVNRQATSVPQGFTVASAGCNASTSGCARWVQASWWDIAYHGNKDIGGGPYSFQANPGMVWMQQSKNLSLYQITIRNSTFFTVEADGVDGLTAWGVKIITPLLPDAANQASVGMNNDGFDGVSGSYSHLYTGATIDASSTGVKNTDGIDPSVAAGPEHAVLGTGSKTASAGEVYFDGYVKNVAIVYNFLSPSDDNVAFKGGLQDPRPLAAQGAPSKQDPANMQWGIDGNRDVSSNRTYGITVAHNHNYNGHGLSVGSPTNVGVRNIHFYDNYFDSVYDGTSNDMGVVGLRIKSGQSRGGDVSNIYYDGACMRGVKDFLVFDMYYTGPAADPTSYTGLGYLIPNFHDITVSNVRFLNIPANKAAGKNGGGNLTFRGLHADTQYANTQSVIQLNMDNVVADNDVVMAIANLSKSVVNIGSTDGSTQSKAANATLNLGANVSLIGQSFAHGTGGVLTNTSSKTGAGYYTTPTNTLNLTVNGSDDAGAASDTNPAATIVSQNAKLQLCDQASSWPVFPNVK